The sequence below is a genomic window from Saccopteryx leptura isolate mSacLep1 chromosome 3, mSacLep1_pri_phased_curated, whole genome shotgun sequence.
TGACTGGGTGGAGCTGGGCCTGCCTTTGTGCTTTTACATCTGTGCAGTTTTGCGTCTGTCTCTGTCTTCGGGGCCAGTGTGTATTGGTATCAGAGCCGGTGTGCATGTATAGTTTTGATGTGTGCATCTGTCTCAGTTCATGTTTGTGTTTCCTTTTACTGGCCGGTCTTGAGTAAAGCAGTCTTTGGACGCAGCCGAGGGATAGGACAGCAGCGGGCAGCGTTACTCTTACCCTCTCTGACCCTCAATCTAAAGGAACGGactactagcctgacctgtggtggcacagtggataaagcgtcgacctggaaatgctgaggtcatcggttcgaaaccctgggcttgcctggtcaaggcacatatgggagttgatgcttccagctcctccccacctctctctgtctctatctcctctctaaaataaaaataaaattaaaaaaaaatttaaaataaataaataaaggaacggACTAGTTTACGCCAAAAAGTCCGGCACAAGATTTCCCTTCTCCGTGGGCCCTCTGAGCGCGGGGCAGACAGTCCTACGAATGTGAAGGATTCTTGGAGCCAGACCTTGGCCTCCCTCAAGCCTGCAGCCTGGTGTCCAGGAGAGGATGGTCTGCCGCCTTGGGAAGCAGGTGGTTTTCCGAGACTGACTCGACTCCCTACCTTCCTGTCTCGGAAAACGCGAGAGCAGTGGGGGCCTTGCCCTCTTTCACCACCAGGTGGCAGGGCAGACCTCCTTTCACCTGCTCACCTCAGCACCCAGCGAAATCAGCTTGGGAAGTGCTGGTGGCCGTCCTCACTGGGGAAGTTAGGCTTCTTAGAGCTAAACCAACCATGAGTCAGAATCGTGAAGAGGGATAAATAATGCCCTGTGAAAATACAGCAGAGTTtatgataaaatgtcaaccttGCGAAAGGCAGTGCCAAATTTCTCTAGTCTATATAAaaatgaggtgggggggagggtagCTAGAATAGCTAGAAAGAAAGATGGTGGTCAGGGTGGAGTATCTGCTTCAAGGAGGCAGCTGGGCCTGAGCTCCTTCTGAGAGTGTTAACAGTTcagacaaaacaagaaaactctGGGGAACCCTGTGAGGACAAGTGGACAAAATGGAccacccttctctcctttttactGTCAACTTTACCATTTCTGTTGGGGAAGAGTCTTCTATGCCCAGACATTGATTCAAGGAGGCCCTCTCTCCTCCACAGCCAGGCCAGGAAAAGATTAATCCCTGGAGAAGCTATGGCTGAGACAGGCACCACTCTCCCAAGTGAAGGGGGCCTATAAGCCTTAATAGTTGCTGCATACTTAGCACCGGGCTTAGCGTACTGTCAGTGCTTTACAGACATCATCTTAGTCCTAGGAAGTCTAAAGTATCAACACACTCATTACACAGGTGAAGAAAAAAGGCTCAGAAGTTCAGTAATGTGGCCAAGAACATAGCTGAGGGCCAAAGTCTGTGCTCCTTTCCATTGCGTTATTGCAATTCCCAGGAGTCAATGTTGAAAAGTTCTCAACAGTTCAGATTCCTCTGGTGCCCCTTGACACCAATGAGGCTCTTTGTTAAGATGTGGGGCAGGGAGGTCCAATAGTGTCCTCTGGAAGAGCTAGCCCAGACAGCCTGGGTTGAATCTCCATCCCAGTCCTTGGCTGTCTACCCCTGACTCAGCATCTTCTCTCTGGGTGATGGTGTCAGAGCTGCTGGAGGGCTCATCTTGGGAAGCAGCCACAGCAGATGCGGCTGATGGTTTCAGCTTTTGTTGCTTCTGATACTTGACCCTGCGATTTTGGAACCAGATCCTCACCTGTAATTGGAGGCAGTGGGCAGAGATCAGAATGTGACCAGCAGTTCCCACTGCTTCTCCCATTTCCACAGTACCCACTCTACTCTGACCAAAATTTGCTCTTTCTTCTAAGGGAAGCATTGCCTCCAAAACATCCTTCCCTGTAATTCCAGTTGCCATTCTGTCATCCATTCATCCAATAAGTTTTTATTGAGCTCCTAGCATGTACTAGGGCACTACGCTAGGTGATGATAATACAGTGGAGAAAAACAGAGGcatggtccctgccctcatgaAGCTTACAGTCTAGTGAAGAGAGACTAATAACAagcatgaaaacaaacaaatatgtaAACAATTGGAGGTACACACATGCGTTTCAGCCTCCCTGAGGAGCTAGCACTTATATCAGAGGATGGGAGGCCAGCCTGGTGGGGACAGAGAAAAGCAGGCCAGGGCAGGGTATGACCCATAGGAAGGCTCTGAGGTAGAACCAAGCTTGGAGTATCTGAGAACCAGAGAGGAGGACAGCATCACTGGCACAACTGAGAATTAGAGGGGAAGTGAAGgaagagaaactgagagagatCAGTGAGGGCCAGATTACCCAGGACCAGGAAAGTCAGGGGAAAGCAGTGTCAACTTCaaggcctttttaaaatttttattttctttagtgagagaaagagagagagagacaggcaggaagggagagagatgaggaacatcaattcatagttgcagcaccttagtcattcactgattgcttctcatacgtgccttaactggggggctcaggctgagccagtgaccccttgctcaagccagtgacccctgggctcaagccagtgaccttcgggctcaagccagtgaccttgggcttcaaatcagtgactgtgggatcatgtctgtgatcccatgctcaagccagtgaccctgtgctcaagctggtgaacctgtgctcaagctggatgagcccatgctcaagcaagtgatctcggggtttcaaacctggggcctcagagtcccaggttgatgcactatccactgcaccactaccagtcaggcaacTTAAAAAGGCTTTTAAGTGGCATGTGACATAGTCCTATTTATATCTTAAGTGTATGGCACATCATCTGGCTGCTTTGTGAAGATGAaaggagaggcaaagagacagctGGGAGGTTCTTGCTGTTCTAGGGAGAGCTGGGGCTAAAATGgactggggcaggggagagaTATGAAGCGATTCCAGCTGTGTTTGGAAGTAGAGGTGACAAGTCTTGCTGATGGATTGGAAATGGGAGCAAAGGGGAAATCTAGGTGTTCTGAGCAGCTGGATGGATGGTGGGATCATCTGTGGGGAAAGGAACAGatttggggaggaaaaaaaagtcaagaattgaaatttagaggcctgacctgtggtggtgcaatggataaagcatcaatctggaggtcactggttcaaaaccctgggtttgcctggtcaaggcacatatgggagctgatgcttctggctcctcccctctttctctctctcctctcctttctaaaatgagtaaataaaatctaaattaaaaaaaaagaattgaggttTAGAGGCAAGTTTGACATGCCTACCCATAAGACATCCAAGTGGAAACCTCCAGAAGGTAGTGAGATGTACAAGTTTAGGAGTCATCGGCTTATCGATGGTGTTTAAAACCAGGGGAGTAAATGAGGTCAGCTGGGGAGAAAATTTTGAAGTCACAAAGGGGAGTATAGCCTATAACAACAACAGAGAAGAAGTGGGCGGACAGCTGAGAGGGAAACCAAGAGAATGTGGTGTCTGGAGGCCAAGAGAAGAGTGTGTTTCAATAAGAAGTCAACTGTACCGAGTGGTGGAGTAAGATAAGAAAGGAAAGCGTAATTTGACTTTGACAACACAGAGGTCATTAGAGACCTGGATAAGAAGTTTCAAAGGAATGATAGGGCAAGAATTCGTATTGGAATGAATTAAGGAGTAGATGGGAAGTGAGGACATGGAGACAATGAACATAACTAGTTTTTGAGAAATTTGTCCatggaaagagcagagaaatggTGCAGTAGCTGGAAGGGAGTGTGGGGGAAGGGTCAAGggcatgtttattatttttaatatttaactctTTGACTAGCTACTTAACTTCCCTGTCAGCCCCTTATTTAGCATGGAAATATAAAGTTCTAGATTAATATCTAGATTAATATCATGTGTTGTTTCCATAATGTAATTTCAAATGGGGCCATTTTTCTCATCACACAGAGAGTATGCCAATAGTTAGGGCTGTCTCCGCCAactgcctggcacagaggaaggAAGCCCATGTCTTCCAGCCACCGCACAGGGCCTTTCGGAGAACAGTGGCTGTCCTAGCTGCAGCCTGGGCCACACAGGAGTCCCTGCTCCTACCTGGTTCTCTGTAAGGTTGAGCTGGGCTGCCAGCTGGGATCTGCTCTTTCCTACTAGGTTGTGCTGTTTTGCAAACACTTTCTCCAACTCTTCCAGCTGCTCCAACTTAAACATAGTTCGAATCCTCTTTTGTGGTCTCTCAGTGTCCTGAAAGTCTTCTGCTGGGGCACAGTCTGGGGGACTCCAGAGGCCTGGGCAGTGAGCCAGCTCCAAACCTAAAGAGTAACCAGCAGGAGAGGAGGTTAGCCAGCACCCACCAACCTATCCATCTTGGAGGGGTGAAAGCAAGCTCACAGCCCCAGTGCTCCATCTTGCCTTTGGCCAGGTAACACAGTAAGAGACATAATGGGAAGAAACTGTCCAGAAATAATAGAGAACAAGTGAGATAGAGGGACAATGTTGTGACTTCTTCTGCCTCTACTATTCTCCAGCTGAGTGGTTAACCTCTGGCCCTAAGAGGCATTGCCAAACCTCCGTCTCTCCTTGGCTACCTCAGCAAACCCTACAGGATGGGCAGAGAAGGGACCCTCAAGGGTTCCCCTTCTTCATTCATTAAACCAATACTTTCTGAAtgtctactatgtgtcaggcatggTTCCAGGACAAAATAGAAAATCCCTgtataaaagtagaaaatattgaGTATGTCAGACAATGATTAGTGGTAACACAAAGACTTAAGCAGGGAAGGAAAagttgaatgtgtgtgtgtatgctgtgGGGGATAGTTTGCAACCTTAGAAAGGTGAACCACCTCACTGAGGTCTCATTTGAACGGAGCCACTATGTACAGCTTGTGCCCTGTGCATGAGTACTCAGCTGAGAGCGTAAGTGGAGTCTGAAATTCTGCCTACTCTCCACAGGCCAATTGTTGCCCCCTGACAAAGTGCTGTGTCTGCCTGAAGGAAGAAGTGACTTTTTCTAATACACACAAAGGTGCTATTTAGCTCGCCGAGGTTGAAGATTCGTCTACCAAGGCACAGTACCTGAGTTATaactaaaaaagaatgaaaaagtgaGCCATTGCGTGATCTGGAAGGGGAGTGTTTCGGATAGAGGAACCGAAGTTAGTGCGAAGCCACTCAGTTCCCATTAGCTTTGGGGAGGCTCCCAGGCTGCTCCAGTGAAGGCGGAGTGAGGCCAGGACCGTGGCTGCCCAGGACACCAACCACTGGGCCCACCAGGCTTACCATAAGCATCAGCATAATAGCAAGAGGCCTGATTAAATAAATTGTAGTACATCCTTACAGTGGACCACTTTGAGGTGTAAAGAAGGTCTGTATGGATTGTTATGGACAAATCTCCAAGCTATATGGTCAACTGAAAAAAGTAAGGTGCAGAGGAGAGTGTCTGGTGTGGGAGGAAAGTATGTGTGTTTATAGTCAGGTATTAAATATGCATAAAATACtgctggaaaaataaagaaactggtGTCATTGGTTGCTTGTGGGTGGGGGAAACTAGGTGACTGGAGGTCAGCCATCTAGTGTTAGAAGAAATTTCTCCATCTAagtaaatattttgacatttgaacTGTGTGACTATAATACCTATGCAAAAACTACCAGTAACTTGAAAATGAGACCACTTTAATATTAAGTAGTAACTGCAATTCAGACCTCAGGCATGTGGGGAGGTTGGAAAAATGtgacttggggtgatggacaTCGCTCCCAGCTGCAGTGGCATGGATTTGGATGGGGTTGGGAACCTAGGGTTTCTCTCCAACTGAAAGGGGTTGAGgaaagagaaggtgggagaaGCGCAGGGAGTAGAAATAGGTAGGACTGTGTTACAACAATCTTATGTGGGTTGATAAGGCTTGCACTGACTTTGCTGGTTTTCTTCATGGAGACATGGGGAAGCATGAACTAGAGAGCCACAAAGGGTTTTTCTCTTACTGGTGAACGTTAATGCTAGAGGAGAGTTGCCACAGCAGTGAAATTCTCATAGGGATATAAGTGTCTGCACTCCAGAGCACTAGAAGCAAGCAGGCTCAGAGTGGTTCAGTGTGGAGATAAGCTCAGACAGACGTGAACAGCAAGGCTGCCTTGGGTTCTGGGGATTGGCCAGCTCCTAGCAGCTCCCCGCTGAACAGCACCGCCTGTAGCATCTGCTTCACCTGGCTAAGACAGGGCTATGAGTTCACTATGAGagctactttggaaaatagtctgtGCCTCCAAGCGCTCTCCAAAGGGGATGTGGGAGGGAGCAAAGGACTATAAATCCCTCATCAAGGACGAAGTCCTGGGCGGAGTCCCCTGCAGTTCCAACCTTGGCCTAGGTAGCCTTCAGAGCCCTGCGCTGGCCCACTGGCCTGTCTCTGGCTCTGCACCCGCCCTCACACACACCTTCTCCCCCCCTCAGCAGCCTGCGGGGAAGTCTGGCGCCAGCGGCTGTTCTCAGCGAGTTCCCTCGGGCCTTAGCTTCAACTGCAAGGTCAAGTGTCATAGGGCCCCTTCCCACTCCAGCCGTGTGCGGTTCTCAAATTCAGGGACTTCTATTCTCTGCATACTGTCGTGGCCTCCACTCTTCAGCTACCCCGCCGCTTCCCTGGGCGTGGGCACCGGAGCACTTCATACCTGTGACGCCGAGGCCCTGGCGGCCGCAGAGGTGAGCCACGCGCAGCCCCAGCGTAGGGGACTGGGGGAACGGCTGGTAGAGCCCCACGCTCAGGTAGGCGGGCAGCAATGTAGCCGGGCACGCCCAAGGTAGAACCGAGGCCGGAGACCAGGAGGGAGCGGTCCAGATGCCCGAGGCGGCGCAGTCAGAGACGGGCAGCAGGGAGGCGGCAGGCGCTCGGGGCTCGGGCCTTGCCAGGATGGCCTCGACGGAGAACGAGGACTCGAGGTGCCTGGGAGCGCGGGACCTGCTCGGGTCCGCAAAGCTGCGCTGAAGCGCGGGGGGCTCGGGCGCTGGAGAGCAGCCTGAGCGCGGGGACCGCACCTGGTCGCTCTCGGGGCTGGGCATGGCGCAGTCCTGGCCGGGACCGCGCGCGGAGGGCAGCGCGAGGGCCGAGTGAGAACACCCTACAATAGGGAGACCTactgctggccagggccagtcccaGCCGACGGCGGAGGCTCTTAAATttggcggggcggggcgggacaGGGCGGAGCGGGCGACTTTTTCTTCTTGCGGCCCGGGCGGGGCCTCCACCCTCCAAAGCTTGTGCGCTCAGGACGCTCGAGTGCCGGGCGAGAGGAGGGGCGCAGAGCGCCAGTGAGCAGACTCCCTCCGTTCTTCCTCATTTACGAATGCCCCGTCTGGTGTCGTCGGGAGGGACTCTTGTAGCTCGCTGGTAATGGTGGGCGAGGCCAGCCCGCCACCGAGGCTCCGTCAGGCCTATGCTTACACGCGCCGTCTTTGGAGCAGAAGCCCGAGCCAGATTCACCTGTGACTACGCAGACCTTTACATTTGcttaagttaaatttaaatatctTGTTTATAATCACAGTGAAAAGTAAATTTCTCACTTGGTCTACCCAGCCACTTTCCATGTCGGCCAACACTTTTGTTTACCACTTCTTTAGGACCTTTCCAGGAACTTTCTGTACCCACATTAACTGGGCTCCACTGGAAAAGTCTTTCTTATATCCGAAGAGGTGGAAGGACTGTAACGGTTCCAGATTTGCACACACTAACTTGTTGTCAATGCATGGGAGTTGATGGCCTACAAAATTCCTtgcattagatcaggggtccccaaactttttacacagggggccatttcactgtccctcagaccgttggagggccggactataaaaaaacaactatgaacaaatccctatgcacactgcacatatcttattttaaagtaaaaaaccaaaacgggaacaaatacaatatttaaaataaagaacaagtaaatttaaatcaacaaactgcccagtatttcaatgggaactatgctcctctcaccaccaatgaaagaggtgccccttccggaagtgtggcggggcctgataaatggcctcagggggccgcatgcggcccacgggccgtagtttggggacccctgcattagatgaTGGGCAGGCATTCTACCCCTGTTTAAAGATGGATAACCAGTTCTTGCTAGCTGTTGCTCTTGGTCATATTACacgttattgtttttatttcctcacctggaaaatggTGATAGTAGTACAGTAGCTACTTCATGGAGTTGCTGTGCAGATTAAGTAACACATGTAAGCGTTCAAAATTGATCTGTGCATGGTGAGCACTATGCTATCATTGTGGGGCTGGGGGGAAGGCCTGATTGCCAGGCTACCCATGGCATTCTGCCCCCCCCAAATCAATTCCTAGTATTGAAACTAGTCAATCAGGTGCAGGGCAGTTCCTTGTCATTGGTGATAGGCATCAACTCGGATACAAACATTCCCCTGCTGCCTTGGCAAGTGTCAGCCAGAGGGACCTGGCTGGGTGGGcagctgcctgcccctccccctttcccatttCAACAAATACTGGCTCCGCCTTCTGAGCagcgccccccccctcccccgcaacCTGGAGCATAAGGCTGTGGGTAAAACGATGGGCAAGTGACCCAACTGGTCCTACCTAGGTCTAGGCTTACTGTGGTCAGTCAGGAGCTGCTAGAGATAAGGGTACAGCCTGGGGAAGGGGCGTGGGTGGGATGCAAACTCTCAGGAAGGGTTCTCACCTAAGGTCAGAACCAGTGTGTGTTGGGAGATTTGGGGTCAAGATTCTagaccttcccccaccccaacccatttctcaacatgtttctttttttttacagagacagagagagagtcagacaggaacagacagaaactgagagatgagaagcatcaatcattagtttttacttgcgcattgcgacaccttagttgttcattgattgctttctcatatgtgccttgaccacgggctttcaacagaccgagtaaccccttgctcgagccagcgaccttgggtccaagctgatgagctttttttttttaatttttcttattttttaaagagtactttattttttattttatttatttatttttttacagggacagagagtcagagatagggacagacagacaggaacaaagagagatgagaagtatcaatcatcagttttttttcgttgcgacatgttagttgttcattgattgccctctcatatgtgccttgaccatagggccttcagccgactgagcaaccccttgctcgagccagcgaccttgggtccaagctggtgacctctttttgctcaaaccagatgagcctgcgctcaagctggcaacctcggggtctcgaacctgggtcctctgcatcccagtccgacgctctatccactgcgccaccgcctggtcaggcagtactttattttttaatttttatttttttacagagacagagcaagagtcagagagagggatagatagggacagacagacaggaacacagagagatgagaagcatcaatcatcagtttttcgttgtggcactttagttgttcgttgattgctttttcatatgtgccttgaccgtggggctacatcagaccgagtaaccccttgcccaagccagcaaccttgggtccaagctggtgagctttgctcaaaccagatgagcccgtgttcaagctggcgaccttgaggtctcgaacctgggtcttctgcatcccagtctgacgctctatccactgcgccaccacctggtcaagctcaacATGTTTCTTTTTGAGGAGCTTTTCCactgggagggaggggctgtgtgACCCCAAGACCCACCCAGATAGCAGTGCCAGGGCGCCAATGCATGCTTTGTGAAAAGGGGGACAAGACCCACAAAGACAGCAGTTCATGCTGTTGGGAAACATTGGagcacagtgacagaaaatgtgGATTTGGGAGTTGGACAAACCTGCCTGCACATCCCAGCTCTATTACTGAACAATTCAGTGACTCTGGAGAAGTGGCTTATTCACTGTAAGCCTCAATTTCTTGTAAAAGGGAGTGATCTCTTAGGTAAGAAAATAATACTTACCTGATGGGATTGTtgcaagaattaaatgagattgtGTCTTTAGCTAAGTGGTAACTATTATGGGGAGGAAAGAGTCATTTACAATGGTAGATGAGCTGGACTGTTTCTTAATAGGGTGCAGTGAGAAATAGGATGGGGCCAgatttataaagtacttgtatCTGGTCTGAGACTCTCGATAGGTTAATCAGTCAGCAGCAAGACAAAACTGATATAGTGGAAGGCTTATGAACATTTTCTTATGTCTTTTGGTGCTGATTTTTAGGTAAAATGTATGGTCAGTGAATCTCTAGTTTTTGGACTTTTAGTACATAATTAATGATATTTCAGTACATAATTAtctattttctgttatttcacTGATTTTTCCTCAGACTGTAAGTTCCCAAGGatagacatttttttccttacttcttttatttctctgccaaatAGTCCAAATTGTCAAATGTGGGAACCGAGGGTGTCTACCAGGGAACTGTCTGAACCCCACAGGAGGACCAGGAGCCCTGGAAGTCTCAGGTGGCGCACCTCTCCTCGGCTCTCAAGCGGGCCCTGGGCAGCTCCCCGTAGAGTCCGTCCAATTCAGGGTGCCTCTACTCGGTGACGTGAAACACCGTAGGCCTCACGTTGggcgccaaatgttgtaaagtaactaaatccaTCAATCCGCGGGTATTCATAGAGGCACGTgatccaaataagtttttgaaaagtttttttacagagacagagagtcagagagagggatagacaggaacagagagatgagaagcatcaaccattagttttttgttgcgcattgcgacaccttagttgttcattgattactttctcatatgtgccttgaccgcgggccttcagcagactgagtaaccccttgcttgagccagcaaccttgggtccaagctggtgagctttgctcaatccagatgagtccgcactcaagctggcgaccttggggtctcgaacctggatcctcggcataccagtccaacgctttatccactgcgccaccgcctggtcaggctgaaaagttttattaaaggaggaaatttattaaatatgccagccacatatggctgacacagggcaacagagcCAAATTGTGCAGAccgacatttttttttcttattcctatGCTTACATGTGAGCaagcctacacacacacacacacacacacacacacacacacacacacatatttttaaaaacctaaatgttACCACACTCTGCACTGTATTCCttactttgttatttatttacttattttagatttttaattcattttagagaggagagagagagagaagcaggaagcattaccttccatatgtgccttgaccaggcaagcccagggttttgaaccagcctcaatgttccaggtcaatgctttatccactgcaccaccacaggtcaggctgaggatAGACATTAATATctcaaatctttattatatgcggcttaagtgtctgtttgtcgccgatagcttattggttgcttgcgtaactgtactagccaatggggtgaagttgccatggcattcaaatagtcccgccttctggcatgccacctcacaaattgaggttaaagattggagcaattattatgctgttaagaaatcttaacaccagaaggggtctttgcaatggtacaagactagaggttctccaattgaaaaataatgtcataatagctaagtctttgactggctcctctaaaggtgaaatacatgtcattccaagaattgatttggctccatctcaaacagggttgccgtttcaattgagacgtagacaatttcctgtaaaacttgcctttgctatgaccatcaataagtctcagggccaaatgcttaagcgtgttggcatttttttacctgagcctgcatttggacatgatcaactttatgttgcctgttcaagagttcgtgaaagggccctggccggttggctcagtggt
It includes:
- the NOTO gene encoding homeobox protein notochord translates to MPSPESDQVRSPRSGCSPAPEPPALQRSFADPSRSRAPRHLESSFSVEAILARPEPRAPAASLLPVSDCAASGIWTAPSWSPASVLPWACPATLLPAYLSVGLYQPFPQSPTLGLRVAHLCGRQGLGVTGLELAHCPGLWSPPDCAPAEDFQDTERPQKRIRTMFKLEQLEELEKVFAKQHNLVGKSRSQLAAQLNLTENQVRIWFQNRRVKYQKQQKLKPSAASAVAASQDEPSSSSDTITQREDAESGVDSQGLGWRFNPGCLG